In the Erythrolamprus reginae isolate rEryReg1 chromosome 13, rEryReg1.hap1, whole genome shotgun sequence genome, one interval contains:
- the TMEM151A gene encoding transmembrane protein 151A yields MPGVGAEDGGQQPGAGELPTLTPAGGPPREEQRPLKQSLSSSLCRESHWKCLVLTLLMFGCFGVMAWCRLSTVTRLNYDSSYRGASLVYHDSPCSNGYIYIPLAFLGMLYVVYLVECWHRFAKGQMQYRVDTASVYDKVQRMQQATPCIWWKAVSYHYIRRTRQVTRYRNGDAYTTTQVYHERVNTHVSETEFDYSGHGVKDVSKELLGLSDYPVTKLRFTKCFSFASGEAEAAYLTQRARFFGENEGLDDYMEAREGMHLKNVDFKEHMLVFPDPGRPPWYTRRSVFWLASFLLLSWPLRVLSEYRTANVHYHVEKLFGADDGPSPLDAAGAYGRRISRVNTVDMTELEWHIRSNQQLVPSYSEAVLMDATTVAGAAYLRSCQRCRRTVSSNSLPSRGTRALYARLPFSCSRFSLSSARRCGGILRSLSGSHVGSNIETEPLGSPPCYQDALCFPVLIVHGGEGCERNGHRPGLAGRGQGTPL; encoded by the coding sequence CAACGTCCTCTCAAACAGTCGCTGAGCAGCTCGCTGTGCCGGGAGTCCCATTGGAAATGTCTGGTGCTCACCCTCCTGATGTTCGGCTGCTTTGGCGTCATGGCCTGGTGCCGCCTTTCGACGGTGACCCGCCTGAACTACGACAGCTCCTATCGCGGGGCGTCGCTGGTGTATCATGACAGCCCCTGCTCCAACGGCTACATCTACATCCCGCTGGCCTTCTTGGGCATGTTGTACGTGGTGTACCTAGTGGAGTGCTGGCACCGCTTCGCCAAGGGGCAGATGCAGTATCGGGTAGACACGGCGAGCGTCTACGACAAGGTCCAGCGCATGCAGCAGGCCACGCCTTGCATCTGGTGGAAGGCGGTCAGCTACCACTACATCCGCCGAACGAGGCAAGTCACGCGTTATCGCAACGGGGACGCTTATACGACCACCCAGGTTTACCACGAGCGGGTCAACACCCATGTCTCAGAGACGGAGTTCGACTACTCGGGCCACGGGGTGAAGGACGTCTCCAAGGAGCTGTTGGGCCTCTCAGATTACCCTGTGACCAAACTCCGGTTCACCAAATGCTTTAGCTTCGCGTCAGGGGAGGCGGAAGCCGCTTATCTGACGCAAAGGGCCCGGTTCTTCGGCGAGAATGAGGGCTTGGACGACTACATGGAGGCCCGCGAAGGGATGCACCTCAAAAACGTGGACTTTAAGGAACACATGTTGGTCTTCCCAGATCCGGGGCGTCCACCCTGGTACACGCGCCGGAGTGTCTTCTGGCTGGCGTCTTTCCTTCTGCTGTCCTGGCCCCTGAGGGTCCTGTCCGAATACCGTACGGCCAACGTCCATTATCACGTGGAGAAACTCTTTGGGGCCGATGACGGGCCCAGCCCGCTGGACGCCGCGGGGGCTTACGGCCGGCGGATCTCGCGCGTCAACACGGTGGACATGACCGAACTGGAATGGCACATCCGTTCCAACCAGCAGCTGGTGCCCAGCTACTCCGAGGCCGTATTGATGGATGCCACGACAGTGGCGGGCGCGGCATACCTCCGCAGCTGCCAGCGCTGTCGCCGGACTGTCAGCAGCAACTCCCTGCCCTCGCGGGGCACCCGGGCCCTCTACGCCCGCTTGCCCTTCAGCTGCAGCCGCTTCTCGCTGAGCAGCGCCCGACGGTGCGGGGGGATTCTGCGGAGCCTGAGCGGGAGTCACGTGGGCAGCAACATTGAGACGGAGCCGTTGGGGAGCCCGCCATGCTACCAGGATGCGTTATGCTTTCCCGTGTTGATCGTGCACGGCGGGGAGGGCTGTGAGCGCAACGGGCACAGGCCAGGGCTGGCGGGGAGGGGGCAAGGGACCCCCCTGTGA